The DNA segment GAATTTCCTACCATAAATGTTACACTCTGCAAGTAGATGCCAGGCTCAGTGCAGCGCTGAGGATGTTAACACCATGTTACAACAGGTCCATCacttccagacactgttcacaCGGAAAACTTTCTGTTTGTGTCTGAAGTGTTAGAACAGAATGTATTCTGGGTTGTGTGCAGAAACTGGTAGTGTTatctaaggattttttttccccagtcagTGGTAAAACTGATATTGAATATTAAGGGGAACAATTTCACCTGAGAGTTTGGCTTCAAGTAAATGAGGTCTAACAAATAATGTTCATATGACGAGCATGGTCTAATCAAAGATACTTAAAATCTAAATTCATTGAATGTTTACTTGGTCAAAGAACAAAGGCCTGTTTTCTTAGCAGTGAATCCATAGTAGGAGTCAGTGGCAGATGTACTGCTACGTTTGCCTTGTTCAGTCCTAAGTTGGATTTTGCAGTTCACATTAGACTCATACCAGCTCTCTCTCAGATGTGAATGTAACCCTACATATTTATCAAGTTGTGACTACTGGATCTTAATTCTTTCCTAATTCTAACCTTTGCTTATCTCATAGTATTTTACATGCAAATAAaagacttttcaaaataaacaaaccaaaaagcatttaaaaaacagtatttgcaaatacaaaaaaCATTCACTTACCTATTGAAGAATTGCCAAAAATAACAGTTACCGTTGCATTCTGAGGGTTAGGGAGTGCTTCTATGTCAGCTAAACAAGTCAAAACCTCAGTGTCCGTCGGAGTCAAAGTTAGGATGCTCAGGGCATTGTGGAGGCCATTAGATCCTTGACTTTGCTGGGTAACATACCTTGACTTATCAATGAAAGAGTCATTTGTCATCCAAGTAATGTCTGGAGCTGGAGCCCATCCTAAGGCTTCACAAACAATTTCaactgttttgttctctgttaCTGTTAGAGTGCTATTTTTGATGAATAAAGATCCATTAACTGTAGGAgggaaaagatgttttgttCCTTCAGAATATTTGGCTGCATTGCTTTCCTGCTGAGAGTTTTAGATCTTATCTTGCTACCCAGAAATATCTATGCCTTGAGATATGAAGTAAAAAACATTCATTATTAACACAGATATACCATCTGCATGATATAAACATGCAAACATTGCAACTTCATGGGCATGTTGTCCAGTATGTTTAAAGCACAAGTCTCAGCTTTTAGTACTTTTCCaataaaaagcaggaaatcACACTTTTTAGCCATCCTGACGTATCTCCAGTTGAAGGACAACATAATGAAATGAAAGTGTTTCTCTCTAAATTTTAAGTACACTCAGGCTTTATCGGGAAAATTTTACAGGTAGACAATGGGATGTTCTCACTGCATGAAGCATCTCCTTGACAAATGGATAGTGTCTGGTGATTAGATCTTGCTTTACTGGCTGAACTTTATCACTACTGATGCttcagggaggaggaagaaatctCATACACGGGGGCTTGATACACAGGAACCTTTTGTTCCTTGGAAATGGTAATTTGCAGCAGCAATCATATGAAGAGCATTGCCTTGTGTCTCAAGGGCTTTAGTTCTACATGCCATTAAATCAAACTCGAACTGGATAGAGACTGATTATTGAGTCAGAAATCAGGAAGGAGATCTGCCCTAAAGATGGCAGAATGTTCATGTATAAAGATGTGCATACGGGGTAATCCATATTGTTTCTAGGCCAAAGATTGGTTTTGACTGACTACTGGTAGGCCTTTAATCCAATCCAACAAAGAATAAGAGACGcgacagaaaaaaaaccacaaaggaagTTCAAACCTTTGTTAATGACACTCTGAATGTGACTCTGAAACctgctttgaaagcaaaattaagacAAGGAGGGCAGGAGGCAAAGTATGGTAAACGAGAACATGTACTCTTTTGCAGGGATAATTTGGGCGATCCATCAGAGAATTCCTTTAAGTGCAGTATAATAAAATAGCTTTCTATTGATGGCTATACGCACcttgaacagaaagaaatgcaaagctgcTCTCATTAGGTTTCTGGGTGCTGCATTCAATTTTTCCAGAGTCACTCAGCTGTGTGTTGTGGATGATCAGCTCTGAGGTAAACGTATTGCTACTTGTGTAATTTTGAGAAGTGAAGCGGTCTGATGTTTCAACAGCCCCTTGAGAATTGATGACAGTGAGGACAGGATTTCCATTGGACAGCCAAATGAGAATTACCCATCCTGATGACAGAGTGCAATTAAAGCGGGCTTCTGAACCAGCAAGGACTGTTGCATTAGTAGGGCCACTTATAACAGAATAACAAAAGCCAAAgcctggaagaaaggaaaaatcacgCTCTGTAAATACATACACGACATCACCACCAAAGACCTTTGA comes from the Cuculus canorus isolate bCucCan1 chromosome 1, bCucCan1.pri, whole genome shotgun sequence genome and includes:
- the IGSF5 gene encoding immunoglobulin superfamily member 5 isoform X2, coding for MERIQKFILHTLILTALLPGFGFCYSVISGPTNATVLAGSEARFNCTLSSGWVILIWLSNGNPVLTVINSQGAVETSDRFTSQNYTSSNTFTSELIIHNTQLSDSGKIECSTQKPNESSFAFLSVQVNGSLFIKNSTLTVTENKTVEIVCEALGWAPAPDITWMTNDSFIDKSRYVTQQSQGSNGLHNALSILTLTPTDTEVLTCLADIEALPNPQNATVTVIFGNSSIENDYSEDSRSTWVIVLAVVLSLVGIILLIIIIVVVVRYCCLKKKGATYQTEVRKVSAKKKNDGDLENRQRHGSENQGYLPEERWNTAQIPSAASKTY
- the IGSF5 gene encoding immunoglobulin superfamily member 5 isoform X1 translates to MERIQKFILHTLILTALLPGFGFCYSVISGPTNATVLAGSEARFNCTLSSGWVILIWLSNGNPVLTVINSQGAVETSDRFTSQNYTSSNTFTSELIIHNTQLSDSGKIECSTQKPNESSFAFLSVQVNGSLFIKNSTLTVTENKTVEIVCEALGWAPAPDITWMTNDSFIDKSRYVTQQSQGSNGLHNALSILTLTPTDTEVLTCLADIEALPNPQNATVTVIFGNSSIENDYSEDSRSTWVIVLAVVLSLVGIILLIIIIVVVVRYCCLKKKGATYQTEVRKVSAKKKNDGDLENRQRHGSENQGYLPEERWNTAQIPRVTSLPPMSSKFTVPAADLHTSSAPKVQHQRPTDYPINPKKIRNVTLV
- the IGSF5 gene encoding immunoglobulin superfamily member 5 isoform X3; this translates as MERIQKFILHTLILTALLPGFGFCYSVISGPTNATVLAGSEARFNCTLSSGWVILIWLSNGNPVLTVINSQGAVETSDRFTSQNYTSSNTFTSELIIHNTQLSDSGKIECSTQKPNESSFAFLSVQVNGSLFIKNSTLTVTENKTVEIVCEALGWAPAPDITWMTNDSFIDKSRYVTQQSQGSNGLHNALSILTLTPTDTEVLTCLADIEALPNPQNATVTVIFGNSSIGATYQTEVRKVSAKKKNDGDLENRQRHGSENQGYLPEERWNTAQIPRVTSLPPMSSKFTVPAADLHTSSAPKVQHQRPTDYPINPKKIRNVTLV